In Achromobacter pestifer, the DNA window CGCAGTGGATCACTGGCGGGTCCGCGCAGGCGGTCCTGAACGGCGTGCGGGCCGAGGCGCAGGCGCGCCAGCGCATTGCCCGCCAGGTGTTGCCGGGACCGTTCGGTTCCGAGGCCGCGGGCATCCATCTGTGGCAAGTGCTGCCGGATCCGTGGACGGCGGCGGACCTGGCGCGCGCGGCGCGCGAAGAGGGTTTGAGCGTGGCGTCGTCCGACGTGTTCCAGGCAGGCGCGGCCGCGCCCAATGCGATCCGCATTTCGCTGGGGGGCGTGAAGGACAGGGAGGAACTGGCGCAGGCGCTGGCAAAGCTGGCCGAGCTGATGCGCAGGCGGCCGTATGCGCCGCGCGATCCCATCGTCTGAAAAGCGCATCGCCGCCGGAAGCCGGCGGCGATGCTTGAATCATGGCAACCGGGCCGGGCTTGGCGCCTGGCCCGTCCGGGGCTTAGAAGCCCACGGCCTGGCCATCGCGGCGCGAGTCCGAGGCGGCCACGTAACCGCCTTGCGGCAGGCGGCAGATCAACTGCGCCGAACCGAATTCCAGGCTGTCGGCGGGCGCCACCGCGACGTTGTGGCCGCGCGCGCGCAGCGCGTCGACCACGTCCGCCGGCAGGTGCGCTTCCACGTTGACCACCGGGCCTTTTTCCACGCGGAAGCGCGGCGCGTCGCTCATGGCCTGCGGGTTCTGGCCGAACGCCGCCAGGCGCGTGACCATCTGCAGATGGCCCTGGGCCTGCATCGATCCGCCCATCACGCCGAACGACATCAGCGGCTGGCCGCCGCGCGTGACGAAGGCCGGGATGATGGTGTGCATCGGCTTCTTGCGCGGCGCGACCTGGTTGGCATGGCCGGGCGTGAGCACGAAGTTCAGGCCGCGGTTGTGCAGGCTGATGCCGGTGTCGGGCACCACCACGCCGGAACCGAAGCCGTGGTAGTTGGACTGGATGAAGGACACCATGGTGCCGCTGGCATCGGCCGCCGTCAGGTATACGGTGCCGCCAGTGGCGGGCGTGCCCGCGACCGGCACGCTGGCGCGATCCATGGAGATCTGGCGCGCGCGCTCGGCCAGGTAGGCGCGGTCCAGCAGGGCCGCGGCGCTGGTGCGCATGTGGCGCGGATCGGCGACGTGGTGATGCAGGTCCGCGAAAGCCAGCTTCATCGCTTCGATGCTGACGTGGTAGTAGTCCGCGCTGTCGCGGCCCATGCTTTCCAGGTCGAACTGTTCCAGCATGCCCAGCGCCATCAGCGCCGAGATGCCCTGGCCGCTGGGCGGGATCTCGTGCAGCTCGTAGCCGCGGAACGATTGCGAGATCGGCGCGACCCATTCGGGGCGGTGTTCGGCCAGGTCGTCGGCGCTGAGCGCGCCGCCGGTCTGGCTGGCGAAGTCGGCGATCTTGCGGGCGAGTTCACCGCGGTAGAAGCTTTCGCCGCCGCTTTCGGCGATGGCGCGCAGCGTCTTGCCTTGCGCGGGAAAGCGCCACCATTCGCCGGCCTGCGGCGCGCGGCCCCCGGGCAGGAAGGCGGCGGCAAAGCCCGGTTCCTGCGCCAGCTTGGGCGCCTGCGTGGCCCACTGGCGGGCGATGGTGGGCGAGACCGCGAACCCTTCCTCGGCATAGGCGATGGCGGGTTCG includes these proteins:
- the ggt gene encoding gamma-glutamyltransferase; amino-acid sequence: MSLPFDWSFPYASRKMPVLASNAVATSQPLAAQAGLRMLLAGGNAVDSAIATAIALTVVEPVMNGIGGDMFALVWHDGQLHGLNSSGCAPAAWTPEYFAGRDAMPGTGWGTVTVPGQVAGWKALSERFGKLPFAQLFEPAIAYAEEGFAVSPTIARQWATQAPKLAQEPGFAAAFLPGGRAPQAGEWWRFPAQGKTLRAIAESGGESFYRGELARKIADFASQTGGALSADDLAEHRPEWVAPISQSFRGYELHEIPPSGQGISALMALGMLEQFDLESMGRDSADYYHVSIEAMKLAFADLHHHVADPRHMRTSAAALLDRAYLAERARQISMDRASVPVAGTPATGGTVYLTAADASGTMVSFIQSNYHGFGSGVVVPDTGISLHNRGLNFVLTPGHANQVAPRKKPMHTIIPAFVTRGGQPLMSFGVMGGSMQAQGHLQMVTRLAAFGQNPQAMSDAPRFRVEKGPVVNVEAHLPADVVDALRARGHNVAVAPADSLEFGSAQLICRLPQGGYVAASDSRRDGQAVGF